One part of the Quercus lobata isolate SW786 chromosome 7, ValleyOak3.0 Primary Assembly, whole genome shotgun sequence genome encodes these proteins:
- the LOC115951413 gene encoding uncharacterized protein LOC115951413 has product MKFAWEPVSFDDDDLEGTIQPHDDALVVTARINGFLVKRVMIDQGSGVDVMYPDLFKGLGLKKEDLVKHTSPLVGFDGKVVIPEGQISLPVIMGGKEVSVTFTIVSSFSPYTTILGKPWIHSMRAVPSTLHVKIKFPTERGVIVIKGNQQAARQCLTIVVNWKRGNQVSQGEITGQLVGDEETGRPEQGRVE; this is encoded by the coding sequence ATGAAGTTTGCATGGGAGCCCGTATCATTTGACGATGATGATTTAGAGGGGACGATTCAGCCACATGATGACGCATTAGTGGTCACGGCTCGGATAAACGGCTTCTTAGTAAAAAGGGTGATGATAGACCAAGGAAGTGGGGTCGACGTGATGTACCCCGATCTATTCAAGGGACTCGGTCTAAAGAAGGAGGACCTTGTAAAGCACACTTCACCCTTGGTTGGGTTTGATGGCAAAGTAGTGATTCCTGAGGGGCAAATCTCTCTCCCTGTGATTATGGGAGGGAAAGAGGTATCTGTAACATTCACAATAGTAAGTTCATTTTCCCCGTATACTACCATCCTGGGGAAACCATGGATCCATTCAATGAGGGCCGTCCCATCAACGCTGCATGTAAAGATTAAATTCCCAACCGAGCGGGGTGTCATTGTAATAAAAGGAAACCAGCAAGCGGCCAGACAGTGCCTTACTATCGTAGTAAACTGGAAGCGGGGGAATCAGGTCAGTCAGGGAGAAATCACCGGACAACTGGTTGGAGACGAAGAGACTGGGCGGCCCGAGCAGGGGCGTGTTGAATAG
- the LOC115951415 gene encoding uncharacterized protein LOC115951415 — protein sequence MPDRFARPPFNYYDGKIDPVEHVSHYIQMMSLYTHNDALMCKVTKRSIRNLSELIQEFEVRFVMCSRVPQPVYALLSMKMRAGETLRSYASWYWELYNEIGGDNERVAASTFRMGLPEDSGLRESLTKKPPEGMRHLMRCIEEYKRLEDDRLQSKGKASMITCPRQASFPFRLRGGLAIQEPAAQMGEVNVTFKELVHRILDRIKHEPYFRWPNKMGGDPSKRNQSLYCTYHRDKGHTTE from the exons ATGCCGGACAGGTTTGCCCGTCCACCGTTCAACTACTATGACGGGAAGATTGATCCCGTAGAACACGTCAGCCATTATATTCAGATGATGTCTTTGTATACTCATAACGATGCGCTCATGTGCAAG GTTACGAAAAGGTCCATACGTAATTTATccgagctgattcaagagttcGAAGTCAGGTTTGTGATGTGCAGCCGAGTACCTCAACCAGTATACGCGCTTCTCTCAATGAAAATGAGGGCGGGAGAGACCCTCCGTAGTTACGCCAGCTGGTATTGGGAGCTGTACAACGAGATTGGCGGGGATAACGAAAGGGTGGCAGCAAGCACATTTAGGATGGGGTTGCCCGAGGATTCCGGGCTACGAGAGTCGTTAACCAAGAAGCCGCCCGAAGGCATGCGGCATCTTATGAGATGCATCGAGGAATACAAACGATTAGAAGATGACCGGCTGCAGAGCAAAGGCAAAGCGTCGATGATAACTTGTCCCCGGCAGGCAAGTTTCCCGTTCAGGCTTCGTGGGGGTCTGGCAATTCAAGAACCGGCCGCACAAATGGGAGAAGTGAACGTGACGTTTAAGGAACTGGTACACAGGATTCTTGACCGAATCAAACACGAGCCGTATTTTcgatggccgaacaagatgggaGGGGACCCATCCAAAAGGAATCAGAGTCTGTACTGCACTTATCATCGAGACAAGGGTCACACCACCGAATAG